The following proteins come from a genomic window of Sorghum bicolor cultivar BTx623 chromosome 3, Sorghum_bicolor_NCBIv3, whole genome shotgun sequence:
- the LOC8054692 gene encoding auxin-responsive protein IAA4 isoform X2: MAECKDSSGRSPSSSMDSSTHPVLSTTSSGCRPAARRDDLSTDLQLGLSLSPASSSLLVAESKRSIPSTPRNQVLPDWPPIKPFLRSALTASARRRSTLFVKVYMEGVPIGRKLDLLLLDGYDSLLAKLRHMFKASITYADVMEYHQRAPHEKAAHVLTYEDQDGDWMMVGDVPWELFLGSSGHVTLRPY, from the exons ATGGCGGAGTGCAAGGACAGCAGCGGCCGGTCTCCGTCGTCGTCCATGGATAGCAGCACGCACCCGGTGCTCTCCACCACGTCGTCGGGCTgccggccggcggcgaggaggGACGACCTCAGCACCGACCTCCAGCTAGGGCTCAGCCTGTCGCCGGCGTCCTCGTCCCTCCTGGTAGCGGAGAGCAAGAGGAGCATCCCTTCTACGCCAAG GAACCAAGTACTCCCGGATTGGCCCCCGATCAAACCGTTCCTTAGAAGCGCCTTGACAGCCTCGGCACGCCGACGGAGCACATTGTTCGTGAAGGTGTACATGGAAGGCGTTCCAATCGGTCGGAAGCTGGACTTGCTCTTGCTGGATGGGTACGACAGCCTCCTAGCCAAACTCCGCCACATGTTCAAGGCCTCTATCACTT ATGCTGATGTTATGGAGTACCATCAAAGAGCTCCTCACGAGAAGGCTGCACATGTTCTCACCTATGAAGACCAGGATGGAGACTGGATGATGGTTGGGGATGTACCGTGGGA GCTCTTCCTTGGAAGT AGTGGACATGTGACGCTGAGGCCATACTAA
- the LOC8054692 gene encoding auxin-responsive protein IAA4 isoform X1: protein MAECKDSSGRSPSSSMDSSTHPVLSTTSSGCRPAARRDDLSTDLQLGLSLSPASSSLLVAESKRSIPSTPRNQVLPDWPPIKPFLRSALTASARRRSTLFVKVYMEGVPIGRKLDLLLLDGYDSLLAKLRHMFKASITYADVMEYHQRAPHEKAAHVLTYEDQDGDWMMVGDVPWELFLGSVRKLRIARTDKC, encoded by the exons ATGGCGGAGTGCAAGGACAGCAGCGGCCGGTCTCCGTCGTCGTCCATGGATAGCAGCACGCACCCGGTGCTCTCCACCACGTCGTCGGGCTgccggccggcggcgaggaggGACGACCTCAGCACCGACCTCCAGCTAGGGCTCAGCCTGTCGCCGGCGTCCTCGTCCCTCCTGGTAGCGGAGAGCAAGAGGAGCATCCCTTCTACGCCAAG GAACCAAGTACTCCCGGATTGGCCCCCGATCAAACCGTTCCTTAGAAGCGCCTTGACAGCCTCGGCACGCCGACGGAGCACATTGTTCGTGAAGGTGTACATGGAAGGCGTTCCAATCGGTCGGAAGCTGGACTTGCTCTTGCTGGATGGGTACGACAGCCTCCTAGCCAAACTCCGCCACATGTTCAAGGCCTCTATCACTT ATGCTGATGTTATGGAGTACCATCAAAGAGCTCCTCACGAGAAGGCTGCACATGTTCTCACCTATGAAGACCAGGATGGAGACTGGATGATGGTTGGGGATGTACCGTGGGA GCTCTTCCTTGGAAGTGTAAGGAAACTGAGGATTGCAAGAACAGATAAATGCTAG
- the LOC8054693 gene encoding pentatricopeptide repeat-containing protein At2g13600: MSTGGGGGFRELTALFSALRRARLQHPAHAAQLHARVLVSAGTRPHPHPVLLAQLVSLYAAAGRLADALRAFRAHLPSANPRTYAVLVSALARPHPGLAFSLFSGSRRQLRPSPHVISAVLAACAGLQPLCGRQVHACAAKVVPPGDVFVYTGMVDAYAKVGDMESSRKVFDEMPSRGAASWNALLVGYARNKMCLETMSVFRALAAQGREVSLDQVSVSSVLSACTVAGALDFGRQVHACAAKVGLELSAVCVSNALLDMYTRCGCSRESLALLNAVGCRDVVTWNIIIRGCIHDNRFMEACVLFRSMVRTGTLPDDVAFATVLQASACMSAWAIGASMHASVVKTGFLDSDGVASSLITMYSKCGCLDDAHQAFVGAKDHLHVLSWTAMITALQQHGHGMQAIDVFENMLENGIPPDHITFVSVLSSCSHSGLVEQGRKYFDSMTQVHRITPWNEHYACMVDMFGRAGLLTEAKRFINQMRPKPDASVLGALLSACINCRDLEMAKEVANKLFVIEPGNTGNYVLLANIYASHGRLEEAKEVRRWMMFQELRKEKGCSLINN, encoded by the coding sequence ATGAGcacgggaggcggcggcggcttccgCGAGCTGACGGCCCTCTTCTCCGCGCTGCGCCGCGCGCGCCTCCAACACCCCGCTCACGCCGCGCAGCTCCACGCCCGCGTCCTCGTCTCTGCTGGCACGCGCCCTCACCCGCACCCGGTCCTCCTCGCGCAGCTCGTCTCCCTCTACGCCGCCGCGGGCCGCCTCGCCGACGCGCTCCGCGCCTTCCGCGCCCACCTACCCAGCGCCAACCCCCGCACCTACGCCGTCCTCGTCTCCGCCCTCGCGCGGCCGCACCCGGGCCTCGCATTCTCCCTCTTCTCGGGCTCGCGCCGCCAGCTCCGCCCCAGCCCCCATGTCATCTCCGCCGTGCTCGCGGCATGCGCCGGCCTCCAGCCTCTCTGCGGGCGCCAGGTCCACGCGTGCGCGGCCAAGGTCGTACCGCCCGGCGACGTCTTCGTCTACACCGGGATGGTCGACGCGTACGCCAAGGTCGGGGACATGGAGTCATCCAGGAAGGTGTTCGATGAAATGCCGAGCCGGGGTGCCGCGTCGTGGAACGCGCTCCTTGTTGGTTACGCCAGGAACAAGATGTGCCTCGAAACGATGTCGGTGTTCAGGGCGTTGGCAGCACAGGGGCGGGAGGTGTCTCTGGATCAGGTGAGCGTGTCGAGTGTGCTCAGCGCTTGCACTGTGGCAGGGGCCCTGGACTTTGGTCGCCAGGTACATGCGTGCGCTGCCAAGGTGGGGCTGGAGCTGAGCGCGGTTTGTGTCAGCAACGCTCTTCTTGACATGTACACCAGGTGTGGATGCTCACGAGAATCTTTAGCTCTGCTAAATGCTGTGGGTTGCAGGGATGTTGTCACCTGGAACATCATCATTCGTGGTTGCATTCATGACAATCGCTTCATGGAAGCTTGTGTGCTGTTCCGGTCCATGGTCAGGACCGGTACCTTGCCCGATGATGTGGCTTTCGCTACTGTATTGCAGGCATCAGCATGTATGTCGGCATGGGCCATAGGAGCAAGCATGCATGCCTCTGTCGTAAAGACGGGGTTCTTGGACAGTGATGGCGTTGCTAGCTCGCTAATCACCATGTATTCTAAATGTGGCTGCTTGGACGATGCACACCAAGCATTTGTGGGGGCAAAAGATCATTTGCATGTATTGTCCTGGACGGCCATGATAACTGCACTGCAGCAGCATGGACATGGAATGCAGGCAATCGATGTATTCGAGAATATGCTAGAGAATGGCATTCCTCCGGACCACATCACATTTGTTAGTGTTCTCTCTTCCTGTAGCCACAGCGGACTTGTTGAGCAAGGACGCAAGTACTTCGATTCAATGACTCAAGTTCATAGGATCACACCATGGAATGAGCATTATGCGTGCATGGTTGACATGTTTGGGCGAGCAGGCCTTCTAACTGAGGCAAAGCGATTCATTAACCAGATGAGACCTAAGCCAGATGCATCAGTCCTTGGGGCACTCCTTTCGGCTTGCATAAACTGCAGGGACCTTGAGATGGCTAAGGAGGTTGCCAACAAGCTGTTTGTGATTGAGCCAGGTAATACCGGGAACTATGTCCTGCTTGCTAATATCTATGCATCACATGGAAGATTGGAGGAGGCAAAGGAGGTGCGGAGATGGATGATGTTTCAGGAGTTAAGGAAGGAAAAGGGATGCAGCTTAATCAACAATTGA
- the LOC8078136 gene encoding agamous-like MADS-box protein AGL80 yields the protein MVRKKVNLQWITKASKRRATFRRRRDSIKKKVDELATLCGTKVGVVLYSEDQAKPLAWPNDSEAKDIFKKFIDMPDLGKRFKKMQNQEELLSTRIPKLQHQISRLERENYTHEISFLLYESIDGRRPGLINTTEKERTSLGEMVEEKIKKIKERIRQLQGVALEAHLPLQLRSSPNQPLAPCTFNEMAVVGRVPPQQQQDWVASLTTNGGELGTIVSGAFASSSGGVDMMHPYNMDYFSRFP from the coding sequence ATGGTTCGCAAGAAGGTGAATCTCCAATGGATCACCAAAGCCTCCAAGCGTCGTGCGACGTTTAGGAGGCGCCGCGATAGCATTAAGAAGAAGGTCGATGAGCTAGCCACACTCTGCGGCACCAAGGTGGGTGTCGTGTTGTACAGCGAGGATCAGGCTAAGCCATTGGCTTGGCCTAATGACTCAGAGGCCAAAgatatcttcaaaaaattcatcgACATGCCAGATCTTGGCAAAAGATTCAAGAAGATGCAGAACCAGGAGGAACTTCTTAGCACCCGCATCCCCAAGCTCCAACACCAGATAAGTAGGTTGGAACGTGAGAACTACACACATGAGATCTCATTCCTTCTCTATGAGAGCATTGATGGACGCCGCCCCGGTCTCATCAACACCACTGAGAAGGAACGCACCAGCCTTGGCGAGATGGTAGAAGAGAAGATTAAGAAAATCAAAGAACGTATACGACAACTTCAAGGAGTAGCACTAGAGGCCCATCTACCACTACAGCTACGGTCATCGCCAAACCAGCCACTAGCACCCTGCACATTTAATGAGATGGCGGTAGTGGGACGCGTGCCACCCCAACAACAACAGGATTGGGTTGCTAGCCTCACCACCAATGGAGGCGAGCTTGGCACCATTGTCTCCGGTGCCTTCGCTAGTAGCAGTGGTGGGGTTGACATGATGCACCCTTACAATATGGATTATTTCTCAAGGTTCCCATAG